AAAAAAATCTTCAGGAATCGCAACTGAAATGATTGCCGAAATGACCATTCCTATCAATAAATAATACGCAATATCACCCAGCAAGTCCGTAAAGGCATAATATATTCCGTTCCTCAATCTTGTATAAAAACTCACTGTTGTTTCAGAAACAACATTCGGCTCATGACAATGGCAGTGATCATCTTCACAAACGGCTGCCGATGCCGCGCCATCGGCAGTTTTGACATGCAATCCTTTGTGGTCATTTTTAGAATGAAAATTTTCGGCTATCCCGGCGATAAAAGCAGTCACAAAAGCCGCTATCGGTCTGAATACCGTCATTAAGGGATCCAACATGGCATATGATATCGCAACTGAGTCGATACCTGTTTCCGGAGCGGAAACCAGAAAACTAACGGTCGCTCCTTTACTTGCGCCGTTCTTATGCAACGATACCGCCATTGGAATAACACTGCAAGAACATAGCGGCAACGGAGTACCTATAAACGAAGCTCTCAATACAGAAGACATGTTCGGCTGACCCACATAGCGAACAATCGTTTCAGCGCGAACAAACCCTTTAACAATACCTGCGCATAAAAAGCCAGCCAGCAAATAGAACGAAGCATCTACCAACGTGTGAAAGATCGATAGTGCCATTTCCAGCGCATATGATATGGCTAATTCCATAGTAATCTATTTACGTTCCTCTATATGGTCCGTGGCCTGTTTTAATAAATTTTCAATGTGGTGATCGTCCAGACTGTAATAAGTC
This window of the bacterium genome carries:
- a CDS encoding permease, with the translated sequence MELAISYALEMALSIFHTLVDASFYLLAGFLCAGIVKGFVRAETIVRYVGQPNMSSVLRASFIGTPLPLCSCSVIPMAVSLHKNGASKGATVSFLVSAPETGIDSVAISYAMLDPLMTVFRPIAAFVTAFIAGIAENFHSKNDHKGLHVKTADGAASAAVCEDDHCHCHEPNVVSETTVSFYTRLRNGIYYAFTDLLGDIAYYLLIGMVISAIISVAIPEDFFSTYFHNDTLTMFIMLVIGIPLYVCASASTPIAAALIMKGISPGAALVFLLAGPATNISTMSVVKSTLGTRSIISYISSIAVAALLLGFILNTIYAYFGIEMVVSMGSASEIVPDTVKYGSAIIFLPLLFLNLGKEIKTRLLKK